GTGGTGCGGCGTGCGCGCGAAGAACTGGAGTTCATCCTTTTGAACCCGGAAGACCCGGATCGCCTCCACCGCTACGAGCGCCTCGTCGGCGAGGAAAAGGAATCGGCCCGTGACCAGGTGATGAGGCGAAAGAAGTCTTACATCCAAAAGTATCCGTTCGTATTCAGCCCCGACCGCCTCGAACTTCTCCTGGACGAACATCTGCGCACGGGTATCACCATCGAAGCCCTGTTCGACGAATTCATCCTTCTGTACAACCAGGTGAAGGTGTTCGAAGACGACTTTCACGAACAGCACGGCTTCAGAATTCACTTTGACGATCAGGCGATCAGTGCGATCATCCGCAAGGCGATCGAGCAGGGTCTGTCGGCTTCTGAAATCTGCCGGCGTATCTCCCGCGACTACGACTACGGGTTCAATCTGGTGGCCGACCGAAGCGGGCAGACTCAATTCATACTCCCCGAAGCGGCCGTGGAAGATCCTGGCGTATACCTGGATGAACTGATCCGGGAAACCTACCGTCGGCATCCCCTCAAGACTCCCGACATGCAAAAGGAACTCTGAACGAGGACACCTCCCCGATGATCGGCATTTCCAAGCTCTACTGCGGTACGGTGGAACCGTCCGATGCACTCCGGTATGGACGAAAGAGCGGCAGGCTTCCTTCTCACCTTCTTCAGTTTTCGGAAGACAAGAAGCCGGTGGTGGTCTGGAACGTGACCCGGCGATGCAACCTGAAATGCGTCCACTGTTACGCTCACGCCGCCGATCGCGACTTTCCCGACGAACTGACCACCGCCGAAGGCAAGGCCCTTCTGGATGATCTCGCCCGCTTCGGAGTCCCGGTGGTCCTGTTTTCGGGCGGGGAACCCTTCGTGCGGCCGGACTTGCTCGAACTGGCCGCTTACGCCGTGGATCGCGGTATGCGCGCGGTTATCTCCACCAACGGCACGCTCATCACGCCGACACTCGCAAAACAACTCAAAACCGTCGGCCTCTCCTACGTGGGGATCAGCCTGGACGGCATGGAAGACGTCAACGACAGATTCCGAGGCGTTCCCGGTTCCTTCCGCCGCGCTCTCGATGGCATCGCCGCCTGCGCGGAAGCCGAAATCAAGGTGGGGCTTCGGTTCACCATGAACCGGTTGAACGCCGCGGAAATTCCGGCGATCTTCGACCTCCTGGAGGAACGGGACATTCCCCGCGTCTGCTTCTATCACCTGGTGTACGCCGGGCGCGGAAGCGCCCTGATGAAAGAGGACCTGTCCCACGAAGAAACCCGCCGTGCGGTGGACCTGATCATCGATCGAACAGCGGACCTCCACCGCCGCGGCAAGCCCAAAGAAGTGCTCACCGTGGACAATCACGCGGACGGCCCCTACCTCTATTTGCGGCTCCTCAGAGAAGGTTCGCCGCGCGCCGCCGAAGTCCTGGAACTGCTCAAGATGAACGAAGGAAACAGTTCAGGACGCGGCATCGGGTGTGTGAGCTGGGACGGGACGGTCCACGCCGATCAGTTCTGGCGGCACCACGCCTTTGGCAATATCCGGGAGCGGCCCTTCAGCGAAATCTGGACGGATCTCTCGGACCCCCTGATGGCACGGCTTAAAGAGAAGAAACGCTACATCAAGGGGCGGTGCGCCCGGTGCCGCTGGCTCGATATCTGTGCCGGCAACTTCCGCGTGCGAGCCGAAGCGGCGACCGGAGATGTGTGGGCGCCCGATCCGGCATGCTACCTCACCGATGAAGAAATCGGTCTCCAGTGATTGCAAACGCTTCCGGCAAGAGGAGTCCACGACCATGATGTTTCCCGATTATCGCCCTCGACGGTTTCGCCGAACCGAAAACCTCCGACGCATGATCCGCGAGACCACGCTTACCGTGGATCGGCTGGTGTATCCGCTGTTCGTTTCGGCCGGTGAGGGGCTCCGAAACCCCGTGGCGTCCATGCCCGGAGTCTTCCAGCTGTCGGTGGACGAACTCCTCAAGGAAGTGGACTCGGCTGCCGCACTCGGCATCCCGGCTGTGCTTCTCTTCGGACTGCCCGAAACGAAGGACGAAATAGGGAGCCAGGCATCGGCCGCACATGGCCCCGTTCAGACAGCCACCCGCCGCATCAAAGAACATCACCCGGAGCTGGTCGTGATCACCGACGTGTGCCTCTGCGAATACACAAGCCACGGTCACTGCGGCATCCTGCGGGGCCGCGAAGTGGACAACGACGCCACCCTGGAAGCGCTGTCCGCCGTAGCCCTGTCGCACGCCAGGGCCGGTGCGGACGTAGTGGCTCCATCGGACATGATGGACGGCCGTGTGGGCGCCATAAGGGGCGTTCTGGACGACAATGGGATGGAAAACGTAGGCATTCTTGCTTATTCGGCCAAATACTGTTCCGCCTTCTATGGCCCGTTCCGGGAGGCTGCCGATTCCGCCCCCCAGTTCGGCGACCGGCGCACCTACCAGATGGATCCCGCCAATTCCGACGAAGCCCTCCGCGAAACCGCCATGGACATCGAGGAAGGGGCCGACATGGTGATGGTGAAGCCCGCTTTGCCCTACCTCGACATCATCCGGCGCGTCAAGGAAGAGTTCGATTGGCCGGTGGCCGCCTACAACGTGAGCGGCGAATACGCCATGGTCAAGGCGGCGGCTTCCATGGGCTGGTTGAACGAGGAGCCCGTCATGATGGAAATGCTTCTGTCCATCCGCCGGGCCGGTGCGGACCTCATCATCACCTATTTCGCCAAAGACGCCGCAAGGCTCCTGCGTGAGGCGTGAGAGGAAGAGATCATTGACGATACAGGCCTCGGATTTTCCTTCGGGCACCGGACCGCTCGAAAGCCACGCGCCGGACACGCCCGCTTCAGATCATTCCCTGCGGCTTGTCGCCTGGGAAGTGACCCGGAGCTGCAACCTTGCTTGCATCCATTGCCGTGCCGCCGCTCAGAACCGCCCTTATCCCGGTGAACTCGCCACGGAGGAATGCTTCAGGTTTCTCGACGACATCGCCGGGTTCGCGCGACCCATCGTCATTCTGACCGGCGGGGAACCGCTCCTGCGCCCGGATATTTTCGATATCGCGGCCTATGGGACCCGCCTGGGGCTCCGTATGACCATGGCCCCCAACGGCACACTGGTGAGCCCGGAAAATGCCCGCCGCATGGTCGAAACAGGCATCCAGCGGATCAGTATCAGCCTGGACGGCGCCACCGCCGCATCCCACGACGCTTTCCGCGGCATGCCCGGAGCGTTCGACGGAGCCATTCAAGGCATCCGTTGCGCCCGGGAAAGCGGCCTCCCGTTTCAGGTCAACACCACCATCACCGCACAGAATCTGCATGAACTGCCCGCCATCCAGGAACTGGTGGTGTCGCTCGGAGCCGTCGCTCACCACATTTTCTTGCTGGTGCCGACCGGTCGCGGAAAGAACCTGGAAGAACAGGTGATCAACGCCCGCCAGTACGAGGAAACCCTCCACTGGTTCTACGAACAGCGCGAGCGCGTCCCCCTTCAATTGAAGGCCACCTGCGCACCGCACTACTACCGCATCCTCAGGCAGCGGGCCCGCGAGGAAGGACGCCCGGTGGATATGCAGACCTTCGGGCTCGACGCCGTGACCCGGGGCTGCCTCGCGGGGACCGGTTTCTGCTTCCTTTCCCATGTGGGTACGGTCCAGCCCTGCGGCTACTTGGAGCTCGACTGTGGAAACATCCGGCGGAGGCCGTTCCGGGACATCTGGGAAAACTCGGAGGTGTTTCAGCGATTGCGGGATTTTCGAAACTACGAGGGAAAGTGCGGGCGCTGTGAATATATCCGGGTCTGCGGCGGGTGTCGAGCTCGAGCCTACGAGGCCACGGGAAACTACCTGGCCGAAGAACCTCTTTGCCTGTATGAACCCCGCGGTCGAACCGCGTCTTGCCCTTCAAAGTAAAATGCGGAAGAATTCGGCCTCGCCTCCTGCACCACCTTGTTATGACAAGGGACTTCGAAGGCGGCGGCCTTCACCCCTGGAACGCCCTGCGTTCCATATACCGTCAGCGGTTCACCACGAACACGTCGATCTGGTGTCTACGGTCGGGTTCCGCATCCGTCGCCAGCGTAAGCGTGGCATGCTGCTGCGTGCCCTTGGGGACGTGTTCGAGTTTGGGTTCCACCTGTAGTGTATAACCCTGGCCTTCCGGCAAAGGTTGCTGCCGGATGGAAAGCAGCCGGTCGTCGAAGGTCAGTTGGGTGATGCGAAACGGCCTGTCCTCGTTGTTTACGATAAGGATGCTCCCCGATCGGGGGGGACTCTGAGCGTTCAACCGTCCAACCAGCACATTGGTGGGCCGGATGCCGATGACCCCCTCGATCACGCCCGTCACCCGGACCTGGATCTTAGGTTTTTGGGGATGGTCGGTGAAGCAGGTGAGCATCCCCTGATAGTTTCCGCTCGAAGCTCGATTGGCCACAACGAGACGGTAGTGAGTCCCCTCGGTCACCGTTTCAAGGCGGAATTCAACCCGGTCGCCCAGATCCGTTTCCACCTTTTGGATATGAAACGGCCCGGAGCGTGAAATAAGGTCCAGACTCTGTTCGGTCAGCGCCTTGGCCACACCGCGGAAGACAACGCTGGGCACGGGCTTCACCTCAATGACGGGCCTTACCGTCCCTTTGATCAGCAGAGCGAGACGCGGACTCTTGGGATCGTTGGTGAACACGGTGGCCCCTTTGGCCACCCGCCCGTGATAACCTCGAAGATCGACCTTCAAAGTGATGACCCCCTCGCCACCGGGAGGGACGGCCCGATCGAAATCGGACACCGCGCAGCCTCAGCCCGGGCGCACGTTGAGGATCTTGAGCTCCGCATCGCCCGAGTTCTTCACCTTGAACGCATGAACGATCCAGCCGCCTTC
This is a stretch of genomic DNA from Desulfoglaeba alkanexedens ALDC. It encodes these proteins:
- the ahbC gene encoding 12,18-didecarboxysiroheme deacetylase, which produces MIGISKLYCGTVEPSDALRYGRKSGRLPSHLLQFSEDKKPVVVWNVTRRCNLKCVHCYAHAADRDFPDELTTAEGKALLDDLARFGVPVVLFSGGEPFVRPDLLELAAYAVDRGMRAVISTNGTLITPTLAKQLKTVGLSYVGISLDGMEDVNDRFRGVPGSFRRALDGIAACAEAEIKVGLRFTMNRLNAAEIPAIFDLLEERDIPRVCFYHLVYAGRGSALMKEDLSHEETRRAVDLIIDRTADLHRRGKPKEVLTVDNHADGPYLYLRLLREGSPRAAEVLELLKMNEGNSSGRGIGCVSWDGTVHADQFWRHHAFGNIRERPFSEIWTDLSDPLMARLKEKKRYIKGRCARCRWLDICAGNFRVRAEAATGDVWAPDPACYLTDEEIGLQ
- the hemB gene encoding porphobilinogen synthase — protein: MMFPDYRPRRFRRTENLRRMIRETTLTVDRLVYPLFVSAGEGLRNPVASMPGVFQLSVDELLKEVDSAAALGIPAVLLFGLPETKDEIGSQASAAHGPVQTATRRIKEHHPELVVITDVCLCEYTSHGHCGILRGREVDNDATLEALSAVALSHARAGADVVAPSDMMDGRVGAIRGVLDDNGMENVGILAYSAKYCSAFYGPFREAADSAPQFGDRRTYQMDPANSDEALRETAMDIEEGADMVMVKPALPYLDIIRRVKEEFDWPVAAYNVSGEYAMVKAAASMGWLNEEPVMMEMLLSIRRAGADLIITYFAKDAARLLREA
- the ahbD gene encoding heme b synthase produces the protein MQASDFPSGTGPLESHAPDTPASDHSLRLVAWEVTRSCNLACIHCRAAAQNRPYPGELATEECFRFLDDIAGFARPIVILTGGEPLLRPDIFDIAAYGTRLGLRMTMAPNGTLVSPENARRMVETGIQRISISLDGATAASHDAFRGMPGAFDGAIQGIRCARESGLPFQVNTTITAQNLHELPAIQELVVSLGAVAHHIFLLVPTGRGKNLEEQVINARQYEETLHWFYEQRERVPLQLKATCAPHYYRILRQRAREEGRPVDMQTFGLDAVTRGCLAGTGFCFLSHVGTVQPCGYLELDCGNIRRRPFRDIWENSEVFQRLRDFRNYEGKCGRCEYIRVCGGCRARAYEATGNYLAEEPLCLYEPRGRTASCPSK
- a CDS encoding DUF1573 domain-containing protein, producing the protein MSDFDRAVPPGGEGVITLKVDLRGYHGRVAKGATVFTNDPKSPRLALLIKGTVRPVIEVKPVPSVVFRGVAKALTEQSLDLISRSGPFHIQKVETDLGDRVEFRLETVTEGTHYRLVVANRASSGNYQGMLTCFTDHPQKPKIQVRVTGVIEGVIGIRPTNVLVGRLNAQSPPRSGSILIVNNEDRPFRITQLTFDDRLLSIRQQPLPEGQGYTLQVEPKLEHVPKGTQQHATLTLATDAEPDRRHQIDVFVVNR